From Parasphaerochaeta coccoides DSM 17374, a single genomic window includes:
- a CDS encoding DUF3783 domain-containing protein → MYRCADVAAGLIFAGGISREHQLARLLPLRYGQNMEENEKISPKEESADLMKPIDPMEQKALIINGFSREETFMIVDIVKKAFGREHDIIFAITTKHSIVRPLKDILTELAGDHAFMKKNPPGRN, encoded by the coding sequence TTGTACCGTTGTGCTGATGTTGCTGCTGGGTTGATATTCGCTGGCGGTATATCCAGGGAACATCAGCTTGCCCGGCTTCTGCCTTTGCGATATGGTCAGAATATGGAAGAAAACGAAAAAATTTCCCCTAAGGAAGAATCAGCCGACCTCATGAAACCCATTGACCCGATGGAGCAGAAAGCCTTGATCATCAATGGTTTCAGCCGTGAAGAAACTTTCATGATTGTCGATATCGTGAAGAAGGCTTTCGGACGAGAGCATGACATCATCTTTGCCATAACCACGAAACATTCCATTGTCCGTCCGTTGAAGGACATTCTAACGGAACTGGCGGGAGACCATGCGTTCATGAAGAAGAATCCTCCTGGACGGAATTGA
- a CDS encoding beta-propeller fold lactonase family protein — MKEKKELRWHGRVHGHGTGQYEIHYFLDGSGSFTNGNTRFTLKSGSFFVSPPQVVHSIQAEEKDPVTYYAVLLTIGKEEEKLCDVLDSLFASSPHMLGTNHRFFFEEIREKGLSSSALRRQEACHQLFSLLYQIAGTPEAITGSRDDHLIERALRFMQRHVRDSISLGDICGDLRLSDSYFIRLFKKRMHQAPMKHFMRLKVEAASALLTSTDKSIKEIAAHLSYSSEFHFSKQFKSHTGLSPSVYRSHYQQPIGYISEGNVQPAPVPRHERLRHHGGLSSPETQEPVDAFFLAGGYGTGDSLGSLHVLKVSIKDGMPALSWHGASQESVNPSYIAVDRKKNIVYAVNEIFTPPLMGSVSAFHVSTSLHLEQDVVFTHQGGCACHVSLSPDHDELWCCQYLAGTVTGIGLDEKGMPVSVLHTIVHEGSGQDSERQASPHPHCALPDPRGGGLYVADLGTDCLYRYNVKTWASPEVFRLPPGTGPRHLAVSQDGRFLYLVSELSNQLFTFIREKDSLHLIDTRELCPECPDASGETYAAGIFLAFGGRRLYVSLRGADEILIYDVDASSGCARLLQRHESGGAWPRSFSVDDRNLLLLAAHQKSHDITAWRLTQDGLFMEGEPVRISSPGAVCIVPLC, encoded by the coding sequence ATGAAGGAAAAAAAGGAGTTGCGCTGGCATGGACGTGTCCATGGCCATGGCACAGGGCAATACGAAATACATTATTTCCTTGACGGCAGCGGCAGCTTCACCAATGGCAATACCCGTTTCACCCTGAAATCCGGCTCTTTCTTCGTCTCTCCGCCCCAGGTCGTCCACAGCATCCAAGCTGAGGAAAAGGATCCTGTAACATATTACGCCGTACTCCTGACCATAGGCAAGGAAGAAGAAAAACTATGTGATGTGCTTGACAGCCTCTTTGCGTCTTCTCCCCACATGCTGGGGACGAACCATCGTTTTTTCTTTGAAGAAATCCGGGAGAAAGGCTTGTCTTCTTCCGCCCTGCGCCGTCAGGAAGCATGCCACCAGCTCTTTTCACTTCTCTACCAGATTGCCGGGACGCCGGAGGCCATCACGGGTTCCCGGGACGACCATCTCATTGAAAGGGCCCTGCGGTTCATGCAAAGACATGTCAGGGATTCCATCTCCCTTGGCGATATCTGTGGAGATCTCAGGCTCAGCGATTCCTATTTCATACGTCTGTTCAAAAAAAGGATGCACCAAGCGCCTATGAAACATTTCATGCGTCTCAAGGTTGAAGCGGCCAGTGCGCTGCTGACATCGACCGATAAATCAATCAAGGAAATCGCCGCTCACTTGAGTTATTCAAGCGAGTTTCATTTCAGCAAGCAGTTCAAAAGTCATACCGGGCTGTCCCCTTCGGTCTACCGGAGCCATTACCAGCAGCCTATTGGGTACATCAGCGAAGGGAATGTACAACCTGCGCCTGTTCCCCGTCATGAACGGCTGCGGCATCACGGAGGACTTTCTTCTCCAGAAACTCAAGAACCGGTTGACGCGTTCTTTTTGGCGGGAGGATATGGCACAGGCGACAGCCTGGGTAGTCTGCATGTCCTGAAGGTTTCCATAAAGGATGGCATGCCTGCCCTCTCATGGCATGGAGCTTCCCAGGAATCCGTGAATCCTTCATATATCGCCGTGGACAGGAAGAAAAACATTGTCTATGCGGTCAATGAAATTTTCACGCCTCCGCTCATGGGTTCCGTGTCCGCGTTCCATGTTTCCACATCCCTGCATCTGGAACAGGATGTCGTGTTCACACATCAGGGGGGATGCGCCTGTCATGTCTCGCTTTCTCCCGATCATGATGAGCTGTGGTGTTGCCAGTATCTGGCAGGTACGGTCACGGGCATCGGGCTGGATGAAAAAGGCATGCCTGTCAGTGTCCTTCATACCATTGTCCATGAGGGCAGCGGTCAGGATTCGGAGAGACAGGCTTCTCCCCATCCTCATTGCGCCTTGCCGGATCCCCGTGGCGGCGGCCTCTATGTGGCTGACCTGGGTACTGATTGTCTGTATCGGTACAATGTAAAGACATGGGCTTCCCCGGAAGTCTTCCGGCTTCCTCCGGGAACGGGTCCCCGTCACCTTGCGGTGAGTCAAGACGGGCGTTTTCTCTATCTTGTCAGCGAACTGTCCAACCAATTGTTCACGTTCATCAGGGAAAAGGACTCGCTTCATCTCATCGATACCCGTGAATTATGCCCTGAATGTCCTGATGCTTCGGGTGAAACGTATGCCGCCGGTATTTTCCTGGCTTTCGGCGGAAGAAGACTCTATGTTTCTCTCCGTGGCGCGGATGAAATTCTTATCTATGATGTCGACGCATCCTCCGGGTGTGCGCGACTTCTCCAGCGTCATGAGTCGGGAGGGGCATGGCCGCGTTCTTTTTCTGTCGATGACAGGAATCTCTTGTTGCTTGCCGCGCATCAGAAATCACATGACATCACGGCATGGAGGCTCACGCAGGACGGCCTGTTCATGGAGGGCGAACCGGTACGGATAAGCTCTCCCGGAGCTGTATGCATTGTACCGTTGTGCTGA
- the xylB gene encoding xylulokinase, which translates to MAIIVGIDVGTQSTKTLWYDTTSRKTLALTQKAYGLTERPDGTREQDASWWIEAIIACFSQVDPAIREQVEAIGVSGQQHGFVPVDAAGEVIRPVKLWNDTSTAAECGELNHALGGMDDLLSREGNPILPGYTASKILWLKKHEQQSYDRLDMILLPHDYVNFFLTGEYSMEYGDASGTALMDIRSRTWSERILAAVDSERDLRKMLPPLREASEPAGHVCSRAAGLLGIPRGVLVSSGGGDNMMGAIGTGTVADGPLTMSLGTSGTVFGCYSHPVIDSKGRLAAFCSSSGAWLPLLCTMNCTVATERVRELFGKDVKSFDALAMEAPVGSGGLVMLPYFNGERTPNYPHGKGCLMGFTSENMTEAHISRAAMESAVFGLKYGLDAFKELGFPITEIRLIGGGAKSGPWRHMVADVCDVPVVVPQVTEAAAFGAVLQAYWAWGTEKGEPEELTDIITEHVVLDGNSACMPNASVVPLYQEAYVRYLSYVGNVAPLFS; encoded by the coding sequence ATGGCAATTATCGTTGGTATTGACGTAGGAACCCAGAGTACGAAGACCTTGTGGTACGACACCACGTCCCGCAAGACACTCGCGCTGACCCAGAAAGCGTATGGCCTGACCGAGAGGCCGGACGGGACACGGGAACAGGATGCCTCATGGTGGATTGAGGCTATCATAGCCTGTTTTTCCCAAGTGGATCCTGCCATACGGGAACAGGTAGAAGCCATAGGAGTCTCCGGCCAGCAGCACGGATTTGTCCCGGTCGATGCCGCGGGGGAGGTAATCCGTCCGGTGAAGCTGTGGAACGACACATCCACGGCGGCGGAGTGTGGTGAATTGAATCATGCCCTTGGCGGGATGGATGATCTGCTTTCCCGTGAGGGCAATCCGATTCTGCCTGGATATACCGCGTCCAAGATACTCTGGCTGAAAAAACACGAGCAGCAGTCCTATGACAGGCTGGACATGATTTTGCTTCCCCATGATTACGTGAACTTTTTCCTGACAGGCGAATACTCCATGGAATACGGAGACGCATCAGGCACAGCTTTAATGGACATTCGCAGCCGTACATGGTCGGAGCGAATACTTGCAGCCGTGGATTCGGAACGTGACCTTAGAAAAATGTTGCCGCCTTTGAGGGAGGCATCCGAGCCAGCAGGACATGTCTGTTCCCGCGCCGCCGGACTCTTGGGAATACCCCGTGGCGTCCTGGTGTCTTCCGGAGGCGGGGACAACATGATGGGTGCCATTGGCACGGGTACTGTCGCGGACGGCCCCCTGACCATGAGTCTGGGAACATCGGGTACTGTGTTCGGATGTTATTCCCATCCGGTCATCGACTCCAAAGGACGGCTTGCGGCGTTCTGTTCTTCGAGCGGAGCATGGCTGCCCCTGCTGTGTACCATGAACTGCACTGTCGCCACGGAACGGGTTCGCGAGCTCTTTGGCAAGGATGTGAAGTCCTTCGATGCCCTTGCCATGGAAGCCCCTGTGGGAAGCGGCGGCCTTGTGATGCTTCCTTATTTCAACGGAGAACGCACGCCAAACTATCCTCATGGCAAAGGATGCCTGATGGGGTTCACTTCGGAAAACATGACGGAAGCCCATATCAGCAGGGCGGCGATGGAGTCTGCGGTATTCGGTTTGAAATATGGCTTGGATGCGTTCAAGGAGCTGGGGTTCCCTATCACCGAGATACGGCTGATTGGCGGAGGGGCTAAGTCGGGGCCATGGCGACACATGGTTGCTGATGTGTGCGACGTGCCTGTCGTCGTGCCCCAGGTAACCGAAGCCGCGGCTTTCGGCGCAGTCCTCCAGGCATACTGGGCGTGGGGGACGGAGAAGGGCGAGCCAGAAGAACTGACCGATATCATCACGGAACACGTGGTGCTGGATGGGAATTCCGCCTGTATGCCCAATGCTTCCGTCGTGCCTTTGTATCAGGAAGCGTATGTACGCTACCTTTCCTATGTAGGGAACGTAGCGCCATTGTTCTCATAA